In Actinoplanes sp. NBC_00393, a single genomic region encodes these proteins:
- a CDS encoding RICIN domain-containing protein, with protein MRRTLTRRLLTGGIAVAALVPTLPTTAHAVPVSTAGVVLAAAVEDLYEEKLTVAMKFGLGENPDLPGLSDRDFVMAFWREIKDNPDHLEVRLAAEQAFSSLDRADELCVRFITTEVHAAYDRDVARLKREADDKREREVLRATAAAAVDIVADAELLAGSDTDFIRRIWNLIKDNPDWPKVKAAGSAALAGTAEEQRLFITSGLAALAREDTADRIAADQAQTDTEKADALARAAKQFAANRIGMPVTAELLNLPDRDFVIEVWNFSADGTEVQTAAIATIRSHDPAVWKAFIHTGIHQAKERDIQIALDKQEAEDRRVTEGIRSGALGTGFDNLVTAATQALAAGPDALRRFVTTGQYEVAIDDANRPSGGTWEWRNVNSQKCLGPVNGGTGDGTRLVQTDCGADHQQWIAMRVYNTGGQYRLVNAKDRTKCAGIVGAATGNDAPVEIRTCDGRADQHFYYRTVGDNYVWVNENGHKAITVQNASRDNGAAAITYDVNDKTNQQWYPTSTKLTAGQFLSPTLGLHSRNNHQLWLQRDGNAVVYKSGKAVWATNTTTGVKLVNQRDGNLVLYTAAGKAVWASNTSGNGPSTLWMQEDGNLVLYRNRDSKPIWDTRTAS; from the coding sequence ATGAGACGTACGCTGACCCGGCGGCTGCTCACCGGCGGAATTGCCGTCGCCGCCCTCGTCCCGACGCTGCCCACCACCGCCCACGCCGTTCCGGTTTCCACGGCCGGGGTCGTGCTGGCGGCTGCTGTTGAGGACCTCTACGAAGAGAAGCTCACCGTCGCCATGAAGTTCGGCCTCGGCGAGAACCCGGACCTGCCGGGCCTTTCCGACCGCGACTTCGTGATGGCCTTCTGGCGGGAGATCAAGGACAACCCGGACCACCTGGAGGTCCGGCTCGCCGCCGAGCAGGCGTTCAGCTCGCTGGACCGGGCCGACGAGCTCTGCGTCCGGTTCATCACCACCGAGGTGCACGCCGCGTACGACCGGGACGTCGCGCGGTTGAAGCGGGAGGCCGACGACAAGCGGGAACGTGAGGTCCTGCGCGCCACCGCGGCCGCCGCGGTCGACATCGTCGCCGACGCCGAGTTGCTCGCGGGCAGCGACACCGATTTCATCCGTCGTATCTGGAACCTCATCAAGGACAACCCCGACTGGCCCAAGGTCAAGGCAGCCGGGTCTGCCGCGCTGGCCGGCACCGCGGAGGAGCAGCGGCTGTTCATCACGTCCGGCCTGGCAGCGCTGGCCCGGGAGGACACCGCCGACCGGATCGCCGCGGACCAGGCGCAAACCGATACGGAGAAGGCCGACGCGCTGGCTCGCGCCGCGAAGCAGTTCGCCGCGAACCGGATCGGGATGCCGGTGACCGCCGAGCTGCTCAACCTGCCCGATCGCGACTTCGTGATCGAGGTGTGGAACTTCAGCGCGGACGGCACCGAGGTCCAGACCGCCGCTATCGCTACGATCCGCAGCCACGATCCGGCGGTGTGGAAGGCGTTCATCCACACCGGCATCCACCAGGCCAAGGAACGGGACATCCAGATCGCCCTGGACAAGCAGGAGGCCGAGGACCGGCGGGTCACCGAGGGGATCCGGTCGGGCGCTCTCGGAACCGGCTTCGACAACCTCGTGACCGCGGCCACCCAGGCGCTCGCCGCCGGCCCCGACGCGCTGCGCCGGTTCGTGACCACCGGCCAGTACGAGGTCGCGATCGACGACGCCAACCGGCCCAGCGGCGGCACGTGGGAGTGGCGCAACGTCAACTCGCAGAAGTGCCTCGGCCCGGTCAACGGCGGCACCGGTGACGGCACCCGCCTGGTCCAGACCGACTGCGGCGCCGACCACCAGCAGTGGATCGCGATGCGCGTCTACAACACGGGTGGCCAGTACCGGCTCGTCAACGCCAAGGACCGCACCAAGTGCGCCGGCATCGTCGGCGCCGCGACCGGGAACGACGCGCCGGTGGAGATCCGGACCTGTGACGGCCGGGCGGACCAGCACTTCTACTACCGCACCGTCGGTGACAACTACGTGTGGGTCAACGAGAACGGCCACAAGGCGATCACGGTGCAGAACGCCAGCCGGGACAACGGCGCCGCGGCGATCACCTACGACGTGAACGACAAGACCAACCAGCAGTGGTACCCGACCAGCACCAAGCTCACCGCCGGGCAGTTCCTCAGCCCGACCCTGGGCCTGCACTCGCGCAACAACCACCAGCTGTGGCTGCAGCGCGACGGTAACGCCGTCGTCTACAAGAGCGGCAAGGCGGTCTGGGCGACCAACACCACCACCGGTGTGAAGCTGGTGAACCAGCGGGACGGCAACCTGGTCCTCTACACCGCCGCCGGCAAGGCGGTGTGGGCGTCCAACACCAGCGGCAACGGACCCTCGACGCTGTGGATGCAGGAGGACGGCAACCTGGTGCTCTACCGCAACCGCGACAGCAAGCCGATCTGGGACACCAGGACCGCGAGCTGA
- a CDS encoding SMI1/KNR4 family protein: MTLDWAGEIDRMVSAKQVLREADQEELWRYEAPNPPATEKAVRQAETAVGFTFDSEYAAFLRHADGWPALLQNTDLFGTADLTGPAYAEALDLLEDAKAEAEGTDLAESVGFPIGASETTIDMFVLLRGKGDQQWSIVWMAGAEVERYDSFPAFFRAMVEHNLREADDFRRRLSE, encoded by the coding sequence ATGACACTCGACTGGGCCGGCGAGATCGATCGCATGGTGTCGGCGAAGCAGGTGCTGAGGGAGGCCGACCAGGAGGAGTTGTGGAGGTACGAGGCGCCGAATCCACCGGCGACCGAGAAAGCCGTCCGGCAGGCGGAGACCGCGGTCGGGTTCACCTTCGACAGTGAGTACGCCGCGTTCCTGCGGCATGCCGACGGGTGGCCCGCACTCCTGCAGAACACCGACCTGTTCGGCACCGCCGATCTGACGGGCCCGGCCTACGCCGAAGCGCTGGACCTGCTCGAGGACGCGAAAGCCGAGGCCGAGGGAACCGATCTGGCCGAGTCCGTCGGCTTCCCGATCGGTGCCTCGGAGACCACCATCGACATGTTCGTCCTGCTCCGCGGCAAGGGCGACCAGCAGTGGTCGATCGTCTGGATGGCGGGCGCCGAGGTCGAGCGGTACGACAGCTTCCCGGCGTTCTTCCGAGCGATGGTGGAGCACAACCTCAGAGAGGCCGACGATTTCCGTCGGAGGCTGAGCGAGTAA
- the serA gene encoding phosphoglycerate dehydrogenase → MTAVVLVTEELAPAALDLLAEDHEVRQVDGTDRPALLAALAEADAVIVRSATRIDAEALASAPRLRVVARAGVGLDNVDLPAATARGVLVVNAPTSNIVSAAEQAVALLLAVARHTATASATLKAGAWRRSAFTGVEVQGKTVGVVGLGRIGVLFAQRMAAFGVRLIAYDPYVQPARAGQLGVQLMSLDDLLKESDFISVHLPRTPETLGLIGARELALVKPTVRIVNAARGGLVDEAALAEALAEGRVAGAGLDVFEAEPITSSPLFGFDNVVVTPHLGASTAEAQDKAGMAVTRSVQLALRGEFVPDAVNVRAGGAVDEDVRPLLPLAERLGRVFTAVAGGVAARITVEVRGEVVAHDVTVLELATMKGLFAPVVEEQVTYVNAPHLAADRGVEVDLATYEDAGEHVNLITVRGALPDGRTVAVAGTIVTAGTRETAKLVEVDGFELDLPPENVLLFFRYRDRPGVVGAIGTTLGRAGVNIAAMQVARRAAGGEALMALTIDSAADPEVLARVSREIGSSQAAAVDLRTA, encoded by the coding sequence ATGACTGCTGTCGTCCTGGTCACCGAGGAACTCGCTCCGGCCGCGCTCGACCTGCTCGCCGAGGACCACGAGGTCCGGCAAGTGGACGGCACCGACCGGCCGGCACTGCTCGCCGCGCTCGCCGAGGCGGATGCGGTCATCGTCCGCAGCGCCACCCGGATCGACGCCGAGGCGCTGGCCTCCGCGCCCCGGCTGCGCGTGGTGGCCCGGGCCGGGGTGGGCCTGGACAACGTCGACCTGCCCGCCGCGACCGCCCGCGGCGTCCTGGTGGTGAACGCGCCCACCAGCAACATCGTCTCGGCCGCTGAGCAGGCGGTCGCCCTCCTGCTCGCGGTCGCGCGGCATACCGCGACAGCCAGCGCGACGCTCAAGGCGGGCGCCTGGCGGCGCTCCGCGTTCACCGGGGTCGAGGTTCAGGGCAAGACCGTCGGGGTGGTCGGGCTGGGCCGCATCGGCGTCCTGTTCGCACAACGCATGGCCGCCTTCGGGGTACGCCTCATCGCGTACGACCCGTATGTGCAGCCGGCCCGGGCGGGACAGTTGGGCGTCCAGCTGATGAGCCTCGACGACCTGCTCAAGGAGAGCGATTTCATTTCGGTGCACCTGCCGCGTACGCCGGAGACGCTCGGCCTGATCGGAGCGCGGGAACTGGCGCTGGTCAAACCGACGGTCCGGATCGTGAACGCGGCCCGCGGCGGGCTGGTCGACGAGGCGGCGCTCGCCGAGGCGCTGGCCGAGGGCCGGGTGGCCGGCGCCGGCCTGGACGTCTTCGAGGCCGAACCGATCACCTCGTCGCCGCTGTTCGGCTTCGACAACGTGGTGGTCACCCCGCACCTGGGCGCGTCGACGGCCGAGGCGCAGGACAAGGCCGGGATGGCGGTGACCCGCAGCGTGCAGCTGGCTCTGCGCGGCGAGTTCGTGCCGGACGCGGTGAACGTCCGGGCCGGCGGGGCGGTCGACGAGGACGTCCGCCCGCTGCTGCCGCTCGCCGAACGGCTCGGCCGGGTCTTCACCGCGGTCGCCGGCGGGGTCGCGGCCCGGATCACCGTGGAGGTCCGCGGTGAGGTCGTCGCCCACGACGTCACGGTGCTCGAACTGGCCACCATGAAAGGCCTGTTCGCGCCGGTGGTCGAGGAGCAGGTGACGTACGTGAACGCCCCGCACCTGGCCGCCGACCGTGGAGTCGAGGTGGACCTGGCGACGTACGAGGACGCCGGGGAGCACGTCAACCTGATCACTGTGCGTGGGGCGCTGCCGGATGGGCGTACCGTCGCGGTGGCCGGCACCATCGTGACTGCCGGCACCCGGGAGACGGCGAAGCTGGTCGAGGTCGACGGCTTCGAGCTGGACCTGCCCCCGGAGAACGTGCTGCTCTTCTTCCGCTACCGGGACCGGCCCGGCGTGGTCGGCGCGATCGGCACCACCCTCGGCCGCGCCGGCGTGAACATCGCCGCGATGCAGGTGGCCCGCCGGGCCGCCGGCGGCGAGGCCCTGATGGCGCTGACCATCGACTCGGCCGCCGACCCCGAGGTGCTTGCCCGGGTGTCCCGCGAGATCGGCTCCTCTCAGGCGGCCGCAGTCGACCTGCGCACCGCCTGA
- the ilvC gene encoding ketol-acid reductoisomerase: MTAEVFYDDDADLSIIQGKKVAVIGYGSQGHAHSLSLRDSGVDVVVGLQEGSKSRPKAEEQGLTVKTPAEASAWADVIMVLAPDTAQRKIYAESIAPNLTAGKALFFGHGLNIRFELIKPPADVTVAMVAPKGPGHLVRRQYVDGKGVPALVAVEQDPTGEGLALALSYAKAIGGSRAGVIKTTFKEETETDLFGEQAVLCGGTAALVQTGFEVLTEAGYAPEIAYFECLHELKLIVDLMYEGGISRMRYSVSDTAEFGDYVSGPRVINAETKEEMKRILADIQSGAFTRHLIEDDEAGGPELKKYREQGAQHPIEITGAKLRGMMSWVDRPITETA, encoded by the coding sequence ATGACCGCGGAAGTTTTCTACGACGACGACGCCGACCTGTCGATCATCCAGGGCAAGAAGGTCGCCGTGATCGGCTACGGCAGCCAGGGCCACGCGCACTCGCTCTCGCTGCGTGACTCGGGCGTCGACGTGGTGGTCGGTCTGCAGGAGGGCTCGAAGAGCCGTCCCAAGGCCGAGGAGCAGGGCCTGACGGTGAAGACCCCGGCCGAGGCCTCCGCCTGGGCCGACGTGATCATGGTGCTGGCGCCGGACACCGCCCAGCGCAAGATCTACGCCGAGTCCATCGCCCCGAACCTGACCGCGGGCAAGGCGCTCTTCTTCGGCCACGGCCTCAACATCCGCTTCGAGCTGATCAAGCCGCCGGCGGACGTGACCGTCGCGATGGTCGCCCCGAAGGGCCCGGGCCACCTGGTCCGCCGCCAGTACGTGGACGGCAAGGGCGTCCCCGCGCTGGTCGCCGTGGAGCAGGACCCGACCGGCGAGGGCCTCGCGCTCGCCCTGTCGTACGCGAAGGCGATCGGTGGCTCCCGCGCCGGCGTCATCAAGACGACCTTCAAGGAAGAGACCGAGACCGACCTCTTCGGTGAGCAGGCGGTCCTCTGCGGCGGCACCGCGGCGCTGGTGCAGACCGGTTTCGAGGTGCTCACCGAGGCCGGCTACGCCCCGGAGATCGCGTACTTCGAGTGTCTGCACGAGCTCAAGCTGATCGTCGACCTGATGTACGAGGGCGGCATCTCCCGGATGCGGTACAGCGTCTCGGACACCGCCGAGTTCGGTGACTACGTCTCCGGCCCGCGGGTGATCAACGCGGAGACCAAGGAGGAGATGAAGCGGATCCTCGCCGACATCCAGTCCGGCGCGTTCACCCGCCACCTGATCGAGGACGACGAGGCCGGCGGCCCGGAGCTCAAGAAGTACCGCGAGCAGGGCGCCCAGCACCCGATCGAGATCACCGGTGCGAAGCTGCGCGGCATGATGAGCTGGGTGGACCGGCCCATCACCGAGACCGCCTGA
- the ilvN gene encoding acetolactate synthase small subunit: MTNKHTLSVLVENKPGVLARVSGLFSRRSFNIDSLAVGETENPEVSRITIVVNADTSPLEQVTKQLNKLVNVLKIVELDPAQSVQRELLLVKVRADRAQRSQVLETVELFRARVIDVAPDTLTIEATGNPDKLDALLRDLEPYGIKEMVQSGLVAIGRGSRSITTGPALRAA; encoded by the coding sequence ATGACGAACAAGCACACGCTGAGCGTGCTGGTCGAGAACAAGCCGGGTGTGCTGGCCCGCGTGAGTGGCCTGTTCTCCCGGCGCAGCTTCAACATCGACTCCCTGGCGGTGGGCGAGACGGAGAACCCGGAAGTCTCCCGCATCACGATCGTGGTCAACGCGGACACGTCTCCGCTGGAGCAGGTCACCAAGCAGCTCAACAAGCTGGTGAACGTCCTGAAGATCGTGGAGCTGGACCCGGCTCAGTCGGTCCAGCGTGAGCTCCTGCTGGTCAAGGTGCGTGCCGACCGGGCACAGCGCAGCCAGGTGCTCGAGACCGTCGAGCTGTTCCGGGCCCGGGTGATCGACGTCGCTCCGGACACCCTGACGATCGAGGCCACCGGTAACCCCGACAAACTGGATGCGTTGCTGCGCGACCTCGAGCCGTACGGCATCAAGGAGATGGTGCAGTCGGGTCTCGTGGCGATCGGCCGCGGCTCCCGTTCCATCACCACCGGCCCGGCCCTTCGCGCCGCCTAG
- a CDS encoding acetolactate synthase large subunit encodes MTRPTPESLAQRVTPATVAAAVNTAPAVVAPVATTGAGALVRSLEALGVEVAFGIPGGAILPAYDPLFDSKVRHILVRHEQGAGHAATGYAQATGKVGVCIATSGPGATNLVTPIADAYMDSVPIVAITGQVGRPYIGTDAFQEADIQGITLPITKHNFLVQSPEELPRVLAEAFHLAATGRPGPVLVDIPKDVLQAQTTFAWPPTLDLPGYRPTLHPHGKQIREAARLIAQAKRPVLYVGGGVLKAGATDGLRKLAELTGIPVITTLMGIGAFPDSHPQHLGMPGMHGTVPAVYAMQKSDLLVTLGARFDDRVTGKLDSFAPDAKVVHADIDPAEIGKNRHADVPIVGDARHVIDELIAAVSATAEGAGQYEAWWKTLNELRERYPLGYEEPTDGTLAPQYVIERIGELVGPDAIYCAGVGQHQMWASQFIKYEKPGTWLNSGGAGTMGYAVPAAMGAKVAQPDTQVWAIDGDGCFQMTNQELATCALEGIPIKVAVINNGNLGMVRQWQTLFYDGRYSNTELGTHKHRIPDFVKLAEALGCIGLRCESKDDVDKVIKQAMEINDAPVVIDFTVGKDAMVWPMVAAGTSNDEIMFARDVRPTFDEDDL; translated from the coding sequence ATGACGAGACCCACTCCCGAATCTCTCGCCCAACGAGTCACTCCGGCCACCGTCGCGGCGGCCGTGAACACCGCCCCCGCAGTCGTGGCCCCGGTAGCCACCACCGGTGCCGGCGCGCTCGTCCGGTCGCTCGAGGCGCTCGGGGTCGAGGTCGCGTTCGGCATTCCGGGCGGCGCCATCCTCCCGGCGTACGACCCGCTCTTCGACTCGAAGGTGCGGCACATCCTGGTCCGGCACGAGCAGGGCGCCGGGCACGCCGCCACCGGCTATGCGCAGGCCACCGGCAAGGTCGGCGTCTGCATCGCGACCAGCGGTCCGGGCGCGACCAACCTGGTCACGCCGATCGCGGACGCGTACATGGATTCGGTTCCGATCGTCGCGATCACCGGGCAGGTCGGCCGGCCGTACATCGGGACGGACGCCTTCCAGGAGGCGGACATCCAGGGCATCACCCTGCCGATCACCAAGCACAACTTCCTGGTCCAGAGCCCGGAGGAGCTGCCGCGGGTGCTGGCCGAGGCGTTCCACCTGGCGGCCACCGGCCGGCCCGGCCCGGTCCTGGTCGACATCCCGAAGGACGTGCTCCAGGCGCAGACCACCTTCGCCTGGCCGCCCACGCTGGACCTTCCGGGCTATCGCCCGACTCTGCATCCCCATGGCAAGCAGATCCGTGAGGCCGCGCGGTTGATCGCCCAGGCCAAGCGCCCGGTTCTGTACGTCGGAGGCGGCGTCCTGAAAGCCGGTGCCACCGACGGGCTGCGCAAGCTCGCCGAGCTGACCGGCATTCCGGTGATCACCACGCTGATGGGCATCGGCGCGTTCCCCGACTCGCACCCGCAGCACCTGGGCATGCCCGGCATGCACGGCACGGTTCCCGCGGTCTACGCGATGCAGAAGTCCGACCTGCTGGTCACGCTCGGCGCCCGCTTCGACGACCGGGTCACCGGCAAGCTGGACTCGTTCGCCCCGGACGCCAAGGTCGTGCACGCCGACATCGACCCGGCCGAGATCGGCAAGAACCGGCACGCGGACGTCCCGATCGTCGGCGACGCCCGGCACGTGATCGACGAGCTGATCGCCGCGGTCTCCGCGACCGCCGAGGGCGCCGGCCAGTACGAGGCCTGGTGGAAGACGCTCAACGAACTTCGCGAGCGCTACCCGCTGGGCTACGAGGAGCCGACCGACGGCACCCTGGCCCCGCAGTACGTGATCGAGCGGATCGGCGAGCTGGTCGGGCCGGACGCGATCTACTGCGCCGGTGTCGGGCAGCACCAGATGTGGGCGTCGCAGTTCATCAAGTACGAGAAGCCGGGCACCTGGCTCAACTCGGGCGGCGCCGGCACCATGGGCTACGCCGTCCCGGCCGCGATGGGCGCCAAGGTCGCGCAGCCGGACACCCAGGTCTGGGCGATCGACGGCGACGGCTGCTTCCAGATGACCAACCAGGAGCTGGCCACCTGCGCGCTGGAGGGCATCCCGATCAAGGTCGCCGTGATCAACAACGGCAACCTGGGCATGGTCCGGCAGTGGCAGACACTGTTCTACGACGGCCGGTACTCGAACACCGAGCTGGGCACCCACAAGCACCGTATCCCGGACTTCGTGAAACTGGCCGAGGCGCTCGGCTGCATCGGCCTGCGCTGCGAGTCGAAGGACGACGTCGACAAGGTCATCAAGCAGGCCATGGAGATCAACGACGCTCCGGTGGTCATCGACTTCACGGTCGGCAAGGACGCCATGGTCTGGCCGATGGTCGCGGCCGGCACCAGCAACGACGAGATCATGTTCGCCCGGGACGTGCGTCCCACGTTCGATGAGGACGACCTCTGA